accccagcctctctttattcttttaatgctgctACTGGACAACTTAAAATTACATATGCTGCTGGGTTCTATTTCTACTAGAGAGACTGCTTTAGAGGCAGGGATTGGTTATTGTGGGATTTACCCAGTTCCAGTTAAACCCCCTAGGTATCTGCAGCTGTTATCTCTACACTGACACTTAGAAATTGGGCACAGAGGTAATATCATATCCCTAGTTGTATCAGGaatttcatagttatttttttaacctttaattttatttatttatttattggtactggggaatgaactgaggggtgctttaccactgatctacaaccccagtccatttatttatttacttatttaaaaatttgttttctaaatatttattttttagttgtagtttgacacaataccttcattccATTCATCtctttttgtgtggtgctgaggatcgaacccagggccctgcatgtactaggtgagcgctctacactgagccacatcccagccccttattttttatattttattttgagataaggcctcactaaattgctgaggctggccttgaacttgtgatactcctgtctcagcctccaaagttgctgggattccagacatgtgcccctgtgcctggctaatcttttattaaaacagaaacttattttggaatattttacaTAATAGAAAAGTTGCAAATAGAATCCTTTTATATCCCACATCTAATTTCCtgttcttaacattttaaaactaagtaTGGTAGATTTATCACAATTAATAAGTCTATCCTGATCATTAATAATGGAAGTCTGTGCTTTGTTGAGATAACCTTAGTTTTGCTTTCTGTTCCCAGGTCCCACATGGCAGTTGGTTCTTGGTGTCCCTAGGCTCCTGTTAACTTTGTAGCTTCTCAGACTTCCTTTCATGATGGCGGGGAGGTTTCGTGGTGGTCCCTCAGTTGGCGTTTGTCTGATGTTTCTCTTGTGGTTAGACTGTAGtcattctcctttttattttttgtttgctttgggtattggggatttaacccagggtcacttaaccactgagccacatccaccaccctttttattttgagacaaggtctctctgagttgcttaggcccttgctaatttgctgaggccagtcttgaagttgtgatcctcctgcctcagcctcctgagctgctgggatcataggcgtaCACCACCGTGCCTGactcattctctttaaaaaatcagaagagtGTTCTGAATTTTTCAGgacttttaaaggaaaacattcaCTCTGAGGTCAAAGAACTTGTTTGAAATTAACCTAAAGTTGAGTCCAGCCTTATTTGATTGCAGCAAGGCTCCCTGTTTGCTTGCCATGCTAGACTTCTGGGTGGGGAGATGGGGAAGTCATTGAGCTTGGGGATGGAAGGGCTGGTGGCAGGCAGGGATGCGCAGCACCGTGAAGGTAATATATAGGGGGCTTGTCTCTTATGCCCCCACCCCCATACCAGGATATCCCAGAGCTTTGCATGGATAAGTCTCAGGCTCCCCAGTGCCTTCTAACATACCTCTGCTTGGTGTGTGACCAGCATCCCAAGTTAACCCTGCCCAAATGATCCTTGAGTCATGAGGGTCAGTGGCCCTCCAGACCTTCCTCTCCCACCACAGTCTCTACCAAGTAGATTCTGGCCAAGTTCCCTGCCCCCCACATTTAATCTTTAGTACTTTTAGTTCCATGACCCCTACCCTGCCCAAGTGCCAGTTGACAGCCACTACCCCACTTAAATCAGATAAAGTATGCTTAGAtgcaattataatttaatttaaattacagTTGACCTGTGGATACCAAAATTCAAATCCCtatgtaaaatggtatagtgTTTGATGCAGATGTGCTTTAAATCATACCTAGGTTACTTACAACACCCAATATAGCATGGACCTCATGTAAGTAGTTGTCATGCTATATTGCTTAGGAAACAGTGATAAGAAAAAGCCTGCACGTGTCCAGTACAGGAGCATCGTCTTCCAAACATGCCCTTCTGGTGCTGACCGCGGATACCGAAGACTCAGGGGCCACCTGTACTTTGAATTTAAATAGCCCACAGCTAGTGGCCTCAGTCATACAGTGCAGTCCTAGCCTGCAGGCCCGCCCCCTCAGACCACACATGGCTCCCCTTTCTAACACTGGCCCTGAGTCCTCCTGTCCGTGGCCTGCTCATCCTCACTGGGTCACACCTTGCAGGAAGGCTTTGCCAGGCACAGAACAGGCCTAGCTACAGTCGTGAGGTGGACGGGGTGTGCAGGCGTTACCCCTGGCTGCCTTGGCTTCTCTGGAGAAGTCACTGTCTTGGCAGAGTTCTCACAGGGGTCTGTAACAGAGGCCACAGTACATGCTGtcgtatcttttttttttttttttttaatattttttagttctagtgggacacaatacctttctttttatttatttatttatatgtggtgccgaggatcaaacccaaggtctcacacTTGGTAGgccagtactctaccactgagccacaaccccagcccagccatcatatctttatttatttttttattggttgttcaaaacattacaaagctcttgacatatcatatttcatacattagattcaagtgggttatgaactcccatttttaccccaaatacagattgcagaatcacatcggttacacatccacatttttacataatgccatattagtaactgttgtattctgctaccgtTCCTATcgtctactatcccccctcccctcccctcccatcttctctctctaccccatttactgtaattcatttctctccttgttttttttttttcccattcccctcacaacatcTCCATCATATCTTTAATACTAGGCGAGAGCCACTCTCTCTGGTCAACCTGCGGAAGAGGAACGTGGAATCTGGAGAGGAGGAGCAGGCGTCCAGGCTGGACCACTACAGGGCGAAGGCCACAAGGCACATCTTCCTCATCAGGCATTCCCAATACCACATGGACGGCTGCCTGGAAAAGGACCGCACTTTGACCCCACTAGGTATGTGCCTAGGTCTTTTGCCCAGCTGATCTCCATAGTCAGCCTTGAGGGTGTTGGGGCATGGGTCCCCTTGAACCTTCAGGGACCACTAGCCCAGACTTTGACATCATCATTACCTGTGATTTTCAGCTGAACTTGGACAGGAGACAGGCTTCTTAACGTGCCTGTGCCAGAACATACAGGGCTGAGGTTGGCTCAGTGTCACGGCGCTTGCCCAACATGGGGGAgtccctggttccatccccagcactgaaggaaACACTCAAGCAAATGCCGTGGTGTCTTGATGCATGAGGTCAGGCCCAGTTCCCAGTCCAGCAAGGCTTATGCTCTTGTTGCTCTAGAAGTGGCGCCTCTTGCACTCTGTGCCAGGCTCACGGCCCAGCCTGCAGACATCTGCCCAGCACCTGCAGGCTGTTCACAGCATCTGGGTGGCTTTCTGGGCAGCAGTGTCTTGTGCCTGCAGGTGCACCTGTGGAGAAATCCTGGAAATGGAGATACAAGGGGTGTGGGGAGAGTCTAGACTCGACCTTTGTAGAGGAAGGGTCtctctgtgttgcccaggctaaccCTGAATGCCTGGGCTCCAGcgatcctcccacttcagcttCTTCAGTAGCTGGCCCTGCAGACACTGTTCTTGTGCCTGGCTGAGCTTAGCCTGAACAGTACCTCTGTTTGGATGGGGTCTCCCCATCTGTGCTCATATGGAAAAATTTGATAGTGAAAGGGTTCTCTAGCCTGCTCTCCTGCTCTCGTGCAGACTGCTCCTTCCCTGAAACACTGTACAGACAGGAAGGGAAGCACCAAGCGCAGAGGTGTCTGCATCTGACAGAGACTGACTTCCTGGCGATTTCCAGCCAGAtgctaaattaaatttaaaagaaagcacCTATATTTGGAGCTGCTTGGTGCTCAGTGATACTGAATCCTCAGTGTGTATGTATTGGCCACCAGGGTGTCACAGAGCTGGTGGCCATCATGGTGATCTACGCTGTGTGGACTTGGTTGAGGCAGAGTAAATCCTGCCTGGACTCCAACAGTGGGGCACATCTGCTCCTTACTGCTAATAGACTGAGGTGTATTTTTCTGCATGGGGTTGAGGACAGTTGAATTGATGATCTTATTGGCATTGCTCACTGAGGCCCTAACCCCTGCTAGGCCCAGGACCGTGGGGGGCATGTGATCCTATGTGGGTGTCACTGGCTAAAGGAGGGATCAAGGTATGTGTGGTTCTGGGGTATTTGCCTTCAAGGTCGGGAACAGGCTGAACTCACGGGGCTCCGACTTGCCAGCCTGGGGTTGAAGTTTAGTAAAATCATCCATTCCTCCATGACCCGTGCGGTGGAGACCACAGACATCATCAGCAAGCACCTGCCAGGTAAGTGTAGGCCAGGGGCCTCTGCACAGGAGCAGTGCAGCCTGGGGTGTATGCTGCCCACAGGGGAGGGCCCAGGGTGGCTCCTGGAGTGGACAACACTGTGCTCCTCCTCAGGTGTCTCCAGAGTCAGCACAGACCTGCTGCGGGAAGGTGCACCTATCGAGCCCGACCCTCCTGTGTCTCACTGGAAGCCAGAGGCTGTGGTAAAGACACTGCCCCATGGGTCACTGGGGCAAGGGCTGGGCATACCTTCTGATGGCCACCTCGCCTTGCTTCCCCCTGATGGTCCTCACTTTGCCCCCAGCAGTATTACGAAGATGGTGCCCGGATCGAGGCTGCTTTCCGGAACTACATCCACAGGGCAGATGCCAAGCAAGAGGAGGACAGCTATGAAATCTTCATATGCCATGCCAATGTTATCCGCTACATTGTCTGCAGGTAGGCACTGCCTGGCCCACAGGGCTGGAGGGTGTAGACCTAGAGAAAAGCCCAGACCACAACCCGTCCCTTCCCTTTGCTGCCTGCCATCTCTGTGGGTGTGTGGCTGCCCCTCTGTCTCCTCTGGGAGCTTCTGGGCCTTGTCACACAGCTGGAGAGTCCTGCTCAGCTCTCTGGTGGAAAACATCTGTGAGGTGGGGTTTCTCTGATTGTTTTGGCAGAACAGCACAGGTGGACGGGGCCCTGGTGTCCTGAGGGTCTTCTGGGTGGACAGGTAGAGCTGCCGTGGTCAGGGTACTGTATGCTGGGCTTCCAACCCTTTGGTGATGGAGAGATACCTGGGACTGTGCAAAAACCCTGTTTCCCCTCAAGCTGGTGCCAGGGTCTGGGAAGGTCTAAGGGGACCCTGGAAACAGTCACCAAGACCAGCTCAGAGGGGATTCTGCTTCCTGCACTTTTTGTTCCTCCCTGAACACCTTCTGAGGGCTGCGCCTCTTCCTTGGGTGTGTTGAatttgtttcttctctctcttgcCTTTGAGGGGCTGGAGATAGAGCCCTTCGTAATACTGCTGGGGGCCTTGAACACCTAGGCCACCGGGCCATTTCCCAACACTGTGACTGCCCGtgccagtatctgctctctgggTCGTGAACTGTGACTGTGCTGGTCACAAGTGCGACTTGTTTGCTGCTCAGGCTGCTCTGCAGGGTCACCTGTGTTTTGGACCTTCCCTACACTCTGGTACCATGGAATGTTCTGGGCTTgtatatttggggtttttttcccccctgattctggggattgaacccaggggcactctaccactgaactacatcaccaggccttgttatttttttgacagggtcttgctaagttacaaagggtctcactaaattgctgaaactggcctcaaacttggaatcctcctgcctcagcctcctgagtcactgggattataggtgtgcgccactgcacctggcatgaCTCATGTATTGTATTGGTCTTAGCTCTGGAATCAGCCTGTTTTCCATGAATGCCAGGGCAGCGTCTATGTGCCCCTTGATGGGAAGGCTCTTGCACTTCAAATGTGTAAAAGGTCTGACCAAATTTCAGTAGAGTGCAGACTTTGAGAAGCAGTGGAAGCCTGTCTCCACCTGTAGACCCACTAGAAAACATTTAGCAGGGCTTCCGTCACCAAGGACTGCCTCTCCTCTGCACCCAGAGTCTGGTCAGTGGTACTGTCTGGAGTGAGGCGGTCTCTATTCCTGTCTGTGGTGTGTCCACAGGGCTGTGGTGACCCATCTGCTTAGGCATCCCATATGTGGTCCAGCTAGAAGCCCAAGGATGGTGGGGGATCCCCAGAGTCAGAGAGTGGCGCCCCCCGCCAATGCACAAAGCTGTCGGGGAGTTAGGATCCTCCCCTGGCTCATGGTGGCAGGAAGGGATGCGGCTGATGGCGGGGTGTTGTGCTCAACCTGCAGCAAGAACAAGGTTCCCGGGATGGCCCGTCCCCTGTCTGCTGGACCTGTGTCGTGCACTTCTTGCCTGTGATCAGGCCATTCTGGTACTCTGTGTGCTCCTGTTGACACCACATTATCTTGTGAACCCTGACAGTTATGGGAGGTGACCCTGATGCCAGGATGCACCAGAAGCCCCGTGAATGGAGTTCCCCAGGGCAGTCAGGGCGGCCACGCAGTCACACGGTTTCCACTGTGCTGTCTGTAGGAGCACGCCCTGCAAACTATGAGGGGTGATACTGAG
This is a stretch of genomic DNA from Ictidomys tridecemlineatus isolate mIctTri1 chromosome 2, mIctTri1.hap1, whole genome shotgun sequence. It encodes these proteins:
- the Pgam5 gene encoding serine/threonine-protein phosphatase PGAM5, mitochondrial isoform X4, whose amino-acid sequence is MAFRQALQLAACGLAGGSAAVLFSAVAVGKPRTGGDSEPRAAEAPAWAGGARPCRGVWDPNWDRREPLSLVNLRKRNVESGEEEQASRLDHYRAKATRHIFLIRHSQYHMDGCLEKDRTLTPLGVSRVSTDLLREGAPIEPDPPVSHWKPEAVYYEDGARIEAAFRNYIHRADAKQEEDSYEIFICHANVIRYIVCRALQFPPEGWLRLSLNNGSITHLVIRPDGRVALRTLGDTGFMPPNKITRS
- the Pgam5 gene encoding serine/threonine-protein phosphatase PGAM5, mitochondrial isoform X1, coding for MAFRQALQLAACGLAGGSAAVLFSAVAVGKPRTGGDSEPRAAEAPAWAGGARPCRGVWDPNWDRREPLSLVNLRKRNVESGEEEQASRLDHYRAKATRHIFLIRHSQYHMDGCLEKDRTLTPLGREQAELTGLRLASLGLKFSKIIHSSMTRAVETTDIISKHLPGVSRVSTDLLREGAPIEPDPPVSHWKPEAVQYYEDGARIEAAFRNYIHRADAKQEEDSYEIFICHANVIRYIVCRALQFPPEGWLRLSLNNGSITHLVIRPDGRVALRTLGDTGFMPPNKITRS
- the Pgam5 gene encoding serine/threonine-protein phosphatase PGAM5, mitochondrial isoform X3 gives rise to the protein MAFRQALQLAACGLAGGSAAVLFSAVAVGKPRTGGDSEPRAAEAPAWAGGARPCRGVWDPNWDRREPLSLVNLRKRNVESGEEEQASRLDHYRAKATRHIFLIRHSQYHMDGCLEKDRTLTPLGVSRVSTDLLREGAPIEPDPPVSHWKPEAVQYYEDGARIEAAFRNYIHRADAKQEEDSYEIFICHANVIRYIVCRALQFPPEGWLRLSLNNGSITHLVIRPDGRVALRTLGDTGFMPPNKITRS
- the Pgam5 gene encoding serine/threonine-protein phosphatase PGAM5, mitochondrial isoform X2 encodes the protein MAFRQALQLAACGLAGGSAAVLFSAVAVGKPRTGGDSEPRAAEAPAWAGGARPCRGVWDPNWDRREPLSLVNLRKRNVESGEEEQASRLDHYRAKATRHIFLIRHSQYHMDGCLEKDRTLTPLGREQAELTGLRLASLGLKFSKIIHSSMTRAVETTDIISKHLPGVSRVSTDLLREGAPIEPDPPVSHWKPEAVYYEDGARIEAAFRNYIHRADAKQEEDSYEIFICHANVIRYIVCRALQFPPEGWLRLSLNNGSITHLVIRPDGRVALRTLGDTGFMPPNKITRS